Proteins encoded within one genomic window of Bermanella sp. WJH001:
- a CDS encoding TonB-dependent receptor: protein MKTHCVSSLLITSLLATNAYCAVELDTQEITGHTKQYPHLSEQPVRVELISREAIEESHALNLAEALEYSAGVQLKPITGKSGTGVWLQGYDSDRVAVLIDGNPVAAGTGSSVDITQIAIGDVERIEISKGSMSAIYGTSAMGGVVNVITRQPEQGRQANLRYIGGSWGNQDLPYGTVPFGKQHLNLTIGQASGKNSFQLVSDTQLSSGFRAPDSNESQGWEGYKSNVSAKSIRQLSDSSTLMISPRLYREDIKTINDNFIGGIGNVPKQKVDITDKNSLISVFEKDNGDLGKLKMTYSFEDYQNESRQDLINTSYIEQHRITDIDHQGITAQYNFNQNHTRYYVIGVEALLDGMNATSHKNDGTNESVDTEVDDKTLKNTNGFFQLGLHATPDIELLYSGRVNNNSRYGTEFSPMFNMQYTPFISNEHHINIRLGGGYGYRTPTLKELYHFFNHSHIGYVLLGNENLEPESSTNMQASLEYSSNNFRLDMSVYQNDIKNLIDFYVNQDKTNELSSEYGSEVVANVYGNIDRARTQGLEFSLAYEIAPWLTTNLGYAYLDAINKETGKALTSRPEHDIKTSLDFYLTHKNKVSLKYQYYSKQFSDEDNLLVTPAYSQFDLKWNYYPTSHINLFAGIDNLTDVQRDFSVGSDLRPEEGRYVYLGIALNKLIF, encoded by the coding sequence ATGAAAACCCACTGCGTTTCTTCTCTATTAATCACCAGCCTTCTTGCCACAAATGCCTATTGTGCCGTTGAGTTAGACACACAAGAGATTACGGGTCATACAAAACAATACCCTCATTTAAGCGAGCAGCCTGTGAGGGTCGAACTCATCAGCCGTGAGGCAATTGAAGAAAGCCATGCTCTAAATTTAGCCGAGGCACTAGAGTATTCTGCCGGTGTGCAGCTGAAGCCCATAACGGGCAAATCGGGAACGGGCGTATGGCTGCAGGGTTATGATTCCGATCGTGTTGCGGTATTGATTGATGGCAACCCAGTTGCAGCGGGTACCGGCAGCAGTGTGGACATTACACAAATTGCCATCGGTGACGTTGAACGCATAGAAATCAGTAAAGGCTCAATGTCCGCCATTTATGGCACCAGCGCCATGGGCGGTGTTGTCAATGTTATCACTCGTCAACCAGAACAAGGTCGTCAAGCTAATTTACGTTACATTGGTGGTTCTTGGGGGAATCAAGATTTACCTTACGGCACAGTGCCTTTTGGCAAGCAACACTTGAATTTAACGATTGGCCAAGCAAGCGGAAAGAATTCTTTTCAATTAGTCAGTGATACCCAGCTATCTTCTGGCTTTCGTGCACCTGACTCAAATGAATCTCAAGGTTGGGAAGGTTACAAGTCAAATGTCAGTGCAAAAAGCATTCGGCAGCTATCCGATTCAAGTACCCTGATGATCTCTCCTCGGCTGTATCGTGAAGATATTAAAACCATTAATGATAATTTTATTGGCGGTATTGGTAATGTGCCAAAACAGAAGGTTGATATCACTGACAAAAACTCACTGATTAGCGTTTTTGAAAAAGACAACGGTGACTTAGGCAAGTTAAAAATGACATACAGTTTTGAAGATTATCAAAACGAATCTCGCCAAGATTTAATCAACACATCCTATATAGAACAACATCGTATTACCGACATTGATCATCAAGGTATCACCGCTCAATACAATTTCAACCAAAACCATACTCGTTATTATGTAATCGGGGTTGAAGCCCTACTAGATGGCATGAACGCCACCTCCCATAAAAACGACGGGACCAATGAATCCGTAGACACCGAAGTTGATGATAAAACCCTAAAAAATACCAATGGCTTTTTTCAGTTAGGGCTGCATGCCACACCGGATATTGAGCTGCTATACAGCGGCCGAGTTAATAATAACTCAAGGTACGGTACTGAGTTTTCACCCATGTTTAATATGCAATATACCCCGTTCATTAGTAACGAACATCATATCAATATTCGTCTAGGTGGTGGTTATGGTTATCGCACACCGACCTTAAAAGAGCTCTACCATTTTTTTAATCATAGCCACATTGGTTATGTATTGTTAGGTAACGAAAATCTTGAGCCTGAATCCTCAACTAACATGCAAGCAAGCTTAGAATACAGCAGTAATAATTTTAGACTAGACATGAGCGTTTACCAAAATGACATCAAAAATCTCATCGATTTTTATGTTAACCAAGATAAAACCAATGAATTATCCAGCGAATATGGCAGCGAAGTGGTCGCCAATGTCTATGGCAACATTGACCGAGCGCGCACACAGGGGCTTGAGTTTTCACTGGCGTATGAAATCGCACCTTGGTTAACCACCAACTTGGGGTATGCCTATTTAGATGCTATCAACAAGGAAACCGGCAAAGCATTAACCAGCCGACCTGAACACGATATAAAAACCAGTTTGGATTTTTACCTGACCCATAAAAATAAAGTGTCTTTGAAATATCAATATTATTCAAAGCAGTTTTCTGACGAAGACAATTTATTAGTCACACCTGCTTATTCTCAATTTGATCTTAAGTGGAATTATTACCCTACCAGCCACATCAATCTTTTTGCAGGCATCGACAACCTAACGGATGTACAGCGCGATTTTTCGGTGGGCAGCGATCTTCGTCCAGAAGAAGGACGCTATGTGTATTTAGGCATTGCTCTGAATAAATTAATTTTTTAA
- a CDS encoding SDR family oxidoreductase has translation MSTELFNLSGKVALVTGASRGIGESIAKLLAQQGAHVIVSSRKLDGCQRVVDEITAAGYSAQAIACHIGEMEQIAAAFEQIKAEHGKLDILVNNAAANPYFGHILDTDVMAFQKTTDVNIRGYFFMCVEGGKLMKANGGGSIINVASVNGVIPGSLQGIYSITKASVISMTKAFAKECAQMGIRVNALLPGATDTKFAATLVKNPAILEKALEHIPMNRIAEPDEMAGTVLYLASDASSYTTGACINVDGGYLLA, from the coding sequence ATGTCCACAGAACTTTTCAATTTAAGTGGTAAAGTTGCATTGGTAACCGGAGCCAGTCGTGGTATTGGTGAAAGCATTGCAAAACTACTGGCACAACAAGGTGCTCATGTCATTGTATCCAGCCGTAAATTAGATGGCTGTCAGCGTGTGGTTGATGAGATAACCGCAGCAGGTTACAGCGCACAAGCCATTGCCTGTCACATTGGTGAGATGGAACAAATCGCCGCGGCGTTTGAGCAAATTAAAGCGGAACATGGCAAGCTGGATATTCTGGTAAACAACGCAGCGGCTAACCCATATTTTGGCCATATTTTAGATACCGACGTAATGGCATTTCAAAAAACCACGGACGTTAATATTCGTGGTTATTTCTTTATGTGTGTTGAAGGTGGCAAGCTAATGAAAGCCAATGGCGGTGGTAGCATTATTAATGTTGCCTCTGTAAATGGTGTGATTCCTGGTTCGCTACAAGGTATTTACAGTATTACTAAAGCTTCGGTGATTTCAATGACCAAAGCCTTCGCAAAAGAATGTGCACAAATGGGTATTCGTGTGAATGCGTTATTACCAGGTGCGACCGATACGAAATTTGCGGCAACACTGGTGAAAAACCCTGCCATTTTAGAAAAAGCACTTGAGCATATTCCGATGAACCGCATAGCAGAGCCAGATGAAATGGCCGGTACGGTTTTATATTTGGCCAGTGATGCATCAAGTTATACCACTGGTGCCTGTATTAATGTGGATGGTGGATATTTGTTGGCCTAA
- a CDS encoding phosphoribosyltransferase family protein: MSEKQYLSAQGLLDDSFALGAKVLASDFRPTFIIAVWRGGAPVGIAVQEFLAYHGVETDNIAIRTSSYAAGIDQQSREVKVFGLNYLMKNIKHDDRLLIVDDVFDTGRSIEAIIDELQRRTRLNMPEDVRVAVPYYKPSRNKTARVPDFYIHETEAWLKYPHSLEGLTNEEIATGRPALYEIIKHHLPNNDAT; this comes from the coding sequence ATGAGTGAAAAACAATATTTAAGCGCACAAGGCCTATTGGATGACTCATTTGCTCTTGGAGCTAAAGTATTGGCTTCGGACTTTCGCCCAACATTCATCATTGCGGTTTGGCGTGGCGGCGCGCCTGTTGGCATTGCCGTACAAGAGTTTTTGGCATACCACGGTGTTGAAACGGACAACATAGCCATACGCACTTCATCTTATGCGGCTGGTATTGACCAGCAATCCCGCGAGGTTAAGGTATTTGGTTTAAATTATTTAATGAAAAACATTAAACATGATGATCGATTATTAATCGTAGATGATGTATTTGATACAGGGCGCTCAATTGAGGCCATTATTGATGAGTTACAGCGCCGCACCCGCTTAAATATGCCTGAAGATGTGCGTGTCGCGGTGCCCTATTACAAACCTTCGCGCAATAAAACAGCAAGAGTGCCGGACTTTTATATTCATGAAACCGAAGCATGGTTAAAGTACCCTCACTCGCTTGAAGGGTTAACCAATGAAGAGATCGCAACAGGCAGACCCGCCCTATACGAGATTATCAAACATCATCTACCTAACAATGATGCCACTTAA
- a CDS encoding phosphoribosyltransferase family protein: protein MEKRFLDEESLIQDAFRLGVSILESGFRPTFIVGLWRGGSSVGIYVQECLQTLGIKTDHISLRTSYKGQPAYQNMVDNPEDIRVHGTQYLVENLNADDGLLIVDDVFSTGQNISAVLKRLEKHLKRNLPKDIRVATLYQKPKMNQTNIKPDFCLYETDDWLVFPYELAGLSVDEIAQHKPNVSPLLQPQYLK from the coding sequence ATGGAAAAGCGTTTTTTAGATGAAGAAAGCTTGATTCAAGATGCTTTTCGTTTAGGTGTGAGTATTTTAGAAAGTGGGTTTCGCCCAACGTTTATAGTGGGCTTGTGGCGTGGTGGCAGCTCGGTGGGGATTTATGTGCAAGAGTGTTTGCAAACATTAGGCATTAAAACCGATCATATTTCACTGCGAACGTCTTACAAAGGTCAGCCAGCTTATCAAAACATGGTGGATAATCCTGAAGATATTCGTGTACACGGTACCCAATATTTAGTTGAAAATTTAAATGCGGATGACGGCTTGCTGATTGTTGATGATGTGTTTAGTACCGGACAAAACATCAGTGCTGTTTTAAAGCGCTTAGAAAAACATTTAAAACGGAATTTACCTAAAGATATTCGTGTGGCGACCTTGTATCAAAAACCAAAGATGAATCAAACCAATATTAAACCCGATTTTTGTTTATATGAAACCGATGACTGGCTGGTGTTTCCATATGAGTTAGCTGGTTTAAGTGTTGACGAAATAGCGCAGCATAAACCGAATGTTTCGCCGCTGTTGCAGCCTCAATATTTAAAATAA
- a CDS encoding SMP-30/gluconolactonase/LRE family protein, with protein MKKIMVSAVVVLTGYLAFWPVEIEPVAWQAPNDQGYTGAFAQNQQLSQVNRIELNGDIGPEDLALDAKGNLYFSLLSGDIKFLDKKGSIHAWVNTGGRPLGIEFDKQGNLLVADAIKGLLSVSVDGTITTLVDTVDGVAVNYADDVDVASNGNVYFSDASTKFHAKTYGTYGASLLDINEHGGHGRIIEYNPTTKVSTVLANDINFANGVALSHDEQHVLFNETGSYRVLRLALNGELRGTLDVLIDNLPGFPDNLAKGNHGLYWLGLVSPRSKPLDMLSNTPALRKVVQRLPAFMRPKAQNFGHIVAINDAGEVVFNLQDPLGMYGQTTGALEVGDKLYISSLHETALAVTQNINLAQGKTLNVNHDL; from the coding sequence ATGAAAAAAATAATGGTAAGCGCCGTTGTAGTGTTAACTGGCTATCTTGCTTTTTGGCCGGTAGAAATTGAACCCGTTGCGTGGCAAGCGCCAAATGATCAAGGTTACACGGGTGCGTTTGCGCAAAATCAGCAGTTAAGCCAGGTCAATAGAATTGAATTAAACGGTGATATAGGTCCTGAGGATTTAGCATTAGACGCTAAAGGTAATCTTTATTTTTCTTTATTAAGTGGCGACATTAAGTTTCTTGATAAAAAAGGCAGTATCCATGCTTGGGTCAATACCGGTGGTCGCCCGCTGGGAATTGAGTTTGATAAACAGGGTAATTTATTGGTGGCCGATGCCATCAAAGGCTTATTGAGTGTCTCGGTTGATGGCACCATCACCACCTTGGTAGATACGGTAGATGGTGTGGCAGTTAATTATGCGGATGATGTGGATGTGGCCAGCAATGGCAATGTGTACTTTTCAGATGCCTCCACTAAATTTCATGCTAAAACCTATGGCACTTACGGAGCCAGTTTACTGGATATTAACGAACATGGTGGTCATGGTCGCATCATTGAATACAATCCAACCACGAAAGTGTCCACCGTACTGGCCAATGATATTAACTTTGCCAACGGTGTGGCATTAAGCCATGACGAACAACATGTGTTATTTAATGAAACGGGCAGTTACCGAGTTTTACGTTTAGCGTTAAATGGTGAACTACGGGGTACGTTAGATGTGTTAATTGATAACTTACCGGGTTTCCCTGATAACCTCGCCAAGGGGAACCATGGTTTGTACTGGTTAGGTTTGGTCAGTCCACGCAGCAAGCCTTTGGATATGCTGTCAAACACACCGGCGTTACGCAAAGTGGTGCAACGTTTACCGGCCTTCATGCGCCCGAAAGCTCAAAACTTTGGTCATATTGTTGCGATTAATGACGCGGGTGAGGTGGTATTTAACTTACAAGACCCGCTGGGAATGTATGGACAAACCACTGGGGCATTAGAGGTGGGTGATAAGCTGTATATTAGCAGCTTGCATGAAACCGCCTTGGCGGTGACACAAAACATTAATTTGGCCCAAGGCAAAACCTTAAACGTGAACCATGATTTATAA
- a CDS encoding RDD family protein, with amino-acid sequence MDNPIASRKRRIIAVLIDFWLIGYLTSLSIYIQFFVIKTPWDTDLIEGVISLHLAMGLTGLFIFLCKDTINGLSIGKLLMGIRTVKTSGKPVDFFSAVLRNLSLLIWPVEAIAIILNSKKRRLGDHLAGTKVKRDLKISGSYRGLAAIVLMGFYWFTPNLPNIDFTSQDFNDISQYIIKHSQAYEVAEQSLYEQPAIEKLIGSISEIKIGNTSSIETHNDSGHAHLILVAIGEHAQLPVEVRLKRSEGKWQLIEMHFEQTQNVPISDDLNNK; translated from the coding sequence ATGGATAACCCAATCGCTTCCAGAAAACGCCGTATTATTGCTGTATTGATTGATTTTTGGTTAATCGGGTATTTAACGTCCTTAAGCATTTACATTCAATTTTTTGTCATCAAAACACCGTGGGACACCGACCTCATTGAAGGTGTGATCAGTTTACATTTAGCAATGGGCCTCACTGGTTTATTCATTTTTCTATGTAAAGACACCATAAACGGGTTAAGTATTGGCAAGCTTTTAATGGGCATTCGAACTGTCAAAACGTCGGGCAAACCCGTAGATTTTTTCAGTGCAGTGTTGCGTAATCTGTCATTATTAATTTGGCCCGTCGAAGCCATCGCTATTATTCTCAACTCAAAAAAACGCCGTCTTGGAGATCACCTAGCTGGCACAAAAGTAAAACGAGATCTAAAAATATCAGGCTCGTACCGTGGCCTTGCCGCCATAGTGTTAATGGGGTTTTATTGGTTTACACCCAACCTGCCAAACATTGATTTTACCAGCCAAGACTTTAATGATATTTCACAATATATTATCAAACATTCACAAGCATATGAGGTTGCCGAGCAATCTTTATATGAACAACCTGCCATTGAAAAACTCATCGGCTCTATCAGCGAAATTAAAATTGGGAATACTAGCAGCATAGAAACACACAATGACTCAGGTCATGCCCATTTAATTTTAGTCGCCATAGGTGAACATGCTCAACTGCCAGTAGAGGTAAGACTTAAACGCAGCGAAGGAAAGTGGCAACTCATTGAGATGCACTTTGAGCAAACTCAAAACGTGCCGATCAGTGATGATCTAAATAACAAATAA
- a CDS encoding phosphotransferase family protein: protein MSLEDSAGSIRQGEELDNKAVKQFLAKHIENCDGELEITQFPGGASNLTYQLSVAGQDYILRRPPFGKIAKSAHDMLREANIIEALKPVYQYVPSIIAKCDDHSVLGCDFYIMEKLTGIIPRQNMPKELTMSEADTRSLCINVIDKLIELHQVDVKAAGLDSLGKGDGYVARQINGWSDRYLKAKTDDATDFQTVMDWLKANMPEDVGQCLIHNDFRLDNVVLETQNPLNVIGVLDWEMATIGDPLMDLGNSLAYWVQADDEPQFQMMRRQPTHLAGMLTRDEVVAYYLEKTGRSLDSFVFYEVYGLFRLAVIIQQIYYRYYHGQTQDKRFAGFAHAARYLETRCLRLIKGEG, encoded by the coding sequence ATGAGTTTAGAAGATAGCGCTGGTTCTATTCGCCAAGGTGAAGAGTTAGATAATAAAGCGGTTAAACAGTTTTTAGCCAAACATATTGAAAACTGTGATGGTGAGTTAGAGATTACTCAGTTTCCAGGTGGTGCCAGTAATTTAACGTACCAACTATCGGTTGCTGGGCAAGATTATATTTTACGTCGCCCGCCGTTTGGCAAAATTGCAAAAAGTGCTCACGATATGTTGCGTGAAGCCAATATTATTGAAGCGCTAAAACCGGTTTATCAATACGTGCCCAGTATCATTGCGAAGTGTGATGATCATTCTGTGTTGGGTTGTGATTTTTATATCATGGAAAAACTAACGGGCATCATCCCCCGTCAAAACATGCCCAAAGAATTAACAATGAGTGAAGCGGATACCCGCAGCTTATGTATAAACGTGATTGATAAGCTGATTGAATTACATCAGGTGGATGTGAAAGCGGCAGGCCTTGATAGCTTAGGTAAAGGGGACGGTTACGTGGCGCGCCAAATTAATGGTTGGAGCGACCGTTACCTAAAAGCAAAAACCGATGACGCCACGGATTTTCAAACCGTAATGGATTGGCTAAAAGCCAATATGCCAGAAGATGTTGGTCAGTGTTTAATTCATAACGATTTTCGTTTGGATAACGTGGTGCTTGAAACTCAAAATCCATTAAATGTCATTGGTGTATTAGATTGGGAAATGGCCACCATTGGTGACCCATTAATGGATTTAGGTAATAGCTTGGCGTATTGGGTGCAAGCGGATGACGAGCCTCAATTTCAAATGATGCGCCGTCAACCTACCCATTTAGCGGGCATGTTAACCCGTGATGAAGTGGTGGCGTATTATCTTGAAAAAACCGGCCGCAGCTTAGATTCATTTGTCTTTTATGAGGTGTATGGCTTGTTCCGTTTAGCGGTCATCATCCAGCAAATTTATTACCGTTATTATCACGGCCAAACTCAAGATAAACGTTTTGCTGGTTTTGCCCATGCAGCACGCTATCTTGAAACCCGTTGTTTGCGTTTAATTAAAGGCGAAGGGTAG
- a CDS encoding SDR family oxidoreductase, with product MKKIIITGASSGLGEALAKEYAKQGWSVCVADIQQEAGEALAKKLSADHGTDCFFYSLDVTSEDQWQALYNEVAQRWKGLDALINNAGVASSGDIDDLPLSDFQWTVDVNLMGVVKGCYFFTPLLKKQGGYIVNVASMAGLLHVPGMSAYNVSKAAVVALSETLCAELESYGIKVSVLCPAFFQTNLTKNMRATHQGGIKVANRLMEKSSISAADIAAKVYKESLAGKFHILTHTRENMFWRLKRFLPKIYMMQIKRTGKKMHKKMTEKTA from the coding sequence ATGAAAAAAATTATTATAACCGGCGCCTCCAGTGGTTTAGGTGAAGCGCTGGCAAAAGAATACGCCAAACAAGGCTGGTCTGTGTGTGTGGCAGATATTCAGCAAGAAGCGGGTGAAGCGTTAGCAAAAAAATTATCAGCTGATCATGGTACAGACTGCTTTTTCTATTCATTGGATGTGACCAGTGAAGATCAATGGCAAGCACTGTACAACGAGGTTGCACAACGTTGGAAAGGGTTAGATGCGTTAATTAATAATGCAGGCGTGGCATCCAGTGGTGACATTGATGATTTACCATTAAGCGATTTTCAGTGGACAGTGGATGTGAATTTAATGGGAGTGGTGAAGGGTTGTTATTTCTTTACTCCGCTTCTTAAAAAACAAGGGGGCTACATTGTGAATGTGGCATCCATGGCCGGTTTATTACATGTACCGGGTATGTCTGCCTATAACGTATCAAAAGCGGCAGTGGTTGCGTTAAGTGAAACCTTATGTGCAGAGCTTGAAAGTTATGGCATTAAAGTGTCGGTTTTATGTCCTGCGTTTTTCCAAACCAATTTAACCAAAAACATGCGTGCGACTCACCAAGGTGGTATCAAGGTTGCTAATCGCTTAATGGAAAAATCATCCATTAGCGCCGCAGACATTGCCGCAAAAGTGTATAAAGAATCGCTGGCGGGTAAGTTTCATATTTTAACCCATACCCGTGAAAACATGTTTTGGCGTTTAAAGCGTTTTTTACCCAAAATTTATATGATGCAAATTAAGCGCACTGGCAAAAAAATGCATAAAAAAATGACGGAGAAAACAGCATGA
- a CDS encoding acyl-CoA dehydrogenase family protein: MDFNPSAQGAELLKKVTDFVNNEIIPIQDAYYEELRALENRWVVLPIIEELKAKAKAQGLWNLFLPKSEYGAGVSNSDYALMAEQMGRSFIAPEIFNCNAPDTGNMEVLVHYGSEEQKQQWLMPLLEGKIRSAFCMTEPDVASSDATNMAATAIIQGDEVVLNGRKWWSTGIGHPDCKVLIFMGLTHPDAPKHAQHSMVLVPKDAPGVKVERMLPVFGELDEPYGHGEVSFDNVRLPLSAIIKGPGAGFEIAQGRLGPGRVHHCMRAIGAAERTLELMINRGIAREAFGKPIINLGGNRDIVANARMAIEQARLLTLKCAWLLDTKGVIGALSEVSQIKVVVPNMLQTIADQAIQMHGGAGVSDEYLLTGIFAYARCLRLADGPDEVHRGMVAKWELKKYSQAIKNQAK, encoded by the coding sequence ATGGATTTTAACCCGTCTGCTCAAGGGGCTGAGTTACTTAAAAAAGTAACTGACTTTGTTAATAACGAAATTATCCCCATTCAAGATGCTTATTATGAAGAGCTGCGTGCCTTAGAAAACCGCTGGGTGGTTTTGCCTATTATTGAAGAGTTAAAAGCCAAAGCAAAAGCCCAAGGTTTGTGGAATCTATTTTTACCAAAAAGTGAATACGGCGCAGGTGTCAGTAACAGTGATTACGCCTTGATGGCCGAACAAATGGGTCGCAGTTTTATTGCCCCTGAAATTTTTAACTGTAATGCCCCAGATACCGGCAACATGGAAGTCTTGGTGCATTACGGTTCAGAAGAACAAAAACAACAATGGTTGATGCCATTACTCGAAGGCAAGATCCGCAGCGCCTTTTGCATGACAGAACCAGACGTTGCCTCAAGTGATGCAACTAACATGGCGGCCACTGCCATCATTCAAGGTGATGAGGTGGTATTAAATGGTCGCAAATGGTGGAGCACAGGTATTGGCCACCCTGACTGTAAAGTGCTTATTTTTATGGGTTTAACCCACCCTGATGCGCCTAAACACGCGCAGCATTCTATGGTGCTGGTTCCTAAAGATGCACCGGGCGTAAAAGTCGAACGCATGCTGCCTGTATTTGGTGAGTTAGATGAGCCTTATGGTCACGGTGAAGTGAGCTTTGATAACGTACGCTTGCCACTAAGTGCCATTATCAAAGGCCCTGGTGCGGGTTTTGAAATTGCCCAAGGCCGTTTAGGGCCGGGCCGTGTGCATCACTGTATGCGTGCTATTGGTGCCGCTGAGCGCACATTAGAATTAATGATCAATCGTGGTATTGCCCGTGAAGCGTTTGGCAAACCCATTATTAACTTAGGTGGCAACCGCGATATTGTTGCCAATGCCCGTATGGCCATTGAGCAAGCGCGTTTATTAACGTTGAAATGCGCATGGCTACTTGATACCAAGGGGGTGATTGGTGCCCTCAGTGAAGTATCACAAATTAAAGTGGTGGTACCTAACATGTTGCAAACCATTGCTGACCAAGCCATTCAAATGCACGGCGGCGCGGGAGTGAGTGATGAGTATTTGTTAACGGGCATTTTTGCTTATGCCCGTTGTTTGCGTTTGGCAGACGGCCCAGATGAAGTGCATCGCGGCATGGTGGCGAAGTGGGAATTGAAAAAATATTCTCAGGCCATTAAAAATCAAGCCAAATAA
- a CDS encoding histidine phosphatase family protein — protein MAQLFLIRHGQASFGKANYDALSELGAQQAQVMGKCLAASIEPTQLICGSLNRQQQTMDNLLAGFESATEKKLALPIKVNPDFNEFDHENVLEVFNPDFKDRAFMTQHIMAQKNPEKAFHKLYRQAVLQWLDAGSQNEALTESFDGFYHRVNQAIDGIVQNAQRQECIVVVSSAGAISMCLQKVLGISAVKAFELNEMMANTAITRLVFNEVGDVNLSYFNNYQHLTLGDIKVTYR, from the coding sequence GTGGCCCAGTTGTTTTTAATTCGCCATGGCCAAGCCAGTTTTGGTAAAGCAAATTACGATGCCTTGTCTGAGCTGGGTGCTCAGCAAGCGCAAGTAATGGGCAAATGCTTGGCAGCATCCATTGAGCCTACGCAATTAATTTGTGGCTCGCTTAATCGCCAACAACAAACCATGGATAATTTGTTGGCGGGTTTCGAAAGTGCCACTGAAAAAAAACTGGCTTTACCAATCAAGGTGAACCCTGATTTTAATGAGTTTGATCATGAAAATGTGCTAGAGGTTTTTAATCCTGATTTTAAAGATCGTGCATTTATGACTCAACACATCATGGCGCAAAAAAATCCGGAAAAAGCGTTTCATAAACTGTACCGTCAAGCGGTTTTGCAGTGGTTAGACGCAGGCAGTCAAAATGAAGCATTAACAGAATCCTTTGATGGGTTTTATCACCGTGTTAACCAAGCCATTGATGGCATTGTTCAAAATGCTCAGCGTCAGGAGTGCATTGTGGTGGTCAGTTCAGCCGGTGCTATTTCCATGTGTTTGCAAAAGGTACTGGGTATCAGTGCGGTAAAAGCATTTGAATTAAATGAAATGATGGCAAACACAGCGATTACCCGTTTAGTTTTTAACGAAGTAGGGGATGTGAATTTATCTTACTTTAATAATTATCAGCATTTAACTTTAGGCGATATCAAGGTAACGTATCGTTAA
- a CDS encoding LysR family transcriptional regulator, translated as MKIDLNLFTVFEAIYSEGSLTRAAARLNLTQPAISHALGRLRDRLDDPLFIRHGHKMRPTPLAQNLLPEIQSALAQLNQALQHAHGFDPALANKTFTVAMRDVIEATLLPPLVSQLNQLGPNISVASVTMERKNLDAKLASGEWDFAVDVLRPSPASIKQQKLIEDELVVLRRTHQTNKGTMSQEDYLNAQHIVVSSRPSGPSLVDYSLSALGLKRDIALRCQHYFAACQVVASSDYWLTMPKRYAHILAENFDHIELIELPFAASSVDVYLYWHATHDNDASSKWFRGFLQDIKLS; from the coding sequence ATGAAAATAGACTTAAATTTATTCACCGTATTTGAAGCCATCTACAGCGAAGGTAGCTTAACCCGTGCCGCTGCGCGCCTAAATTTAACGCAGCCAGCCATAAGTCATGCCCTTGGCCGCCTGCGTGATCGTCTAGATGACCCGTTATTTATACGCCACGGCCACAAAATGCGCCCAACCCCGCTGGCGCAAAATCTGTTACCTGAAATTCAAAGCGCGTTAGCGCAACTCAACCAAGCACTGCAACACGCACACGGTTTTGACCCAGCTCTGGCCAATAAAACCTTCACCGTGGCCATGCGTGATGTGATTGAGGCAACCTTACTGCCGCCGTTAGTGAGTCAATTAAACCAACTGGGGCCCAACATATCTGTTGCCAGCGTCACTATGGAGCGTAAAAACCTAGATGCCAAACTGGCCAGTGGCGAATGGGATTTTGCTGTAGATGTATTGCGCCCAAGCCCTGCCAGCATCAAACAACAAAAACTCATCGAAGATGAATTAGTGGTACTGCGACGCACCCATCAAACCAACAAAGGCACAATGAGCCAAGAGGATTACCTAAATGCCCAACACATCGTTGTTAGCTCACGACCCTCTGGCCCAAGCCTGGTGGACTACTCACTGAGCGCATTAGGGTTAAAACGTGACATTGCACTGCGCTGCCAGCATTATTTTGCCGCCTGCCAGGTAGTGGCCAGCAGCGATTACTGGTTAACCATGCCAAAACGCTACGCACATATTTTGGCCGAAAATTTTGACCACATAGAACTCATAGAACTGCCCTTTGCCGCCAGCAGCGTGGATGTGTATTTATATTGGCATGCCACCCATGATAACGATGCCAGTAGCAAATGGTTTCGTGGTTTTTTGCAGGATATTAAGCTTTCATAA